In Astatotilapia calliptera chromosome 20, fAstCal1.2, whole genome shotgun sequence, one genomic interval encodes:
- the bgnb gene encoding biglycan b — MLPHCSFLLLLCAVQLPSPSSALPFEQKGFWDFALDSMDAEMTMEMMRDPEEGSADDLFPHEIPTCPFGCQCHLRVVQCSDLGFTEVPTNIPRDTKFLDLQNNRITEIKENDFKGLTNLYGLSLRNNLISKVHPRAFVPLKHMQKLYFSKNLLTTIPKNLPASLVEIRIHENRIRKVPAGAFAGLNNMNCIEMGANPIQNSGFEPGAFKGLKLNFLRISEAKLTGVPKDLPQSLHELHLDHNQIQAVELEDLSRYKNLYRLGLGFNHIRNIENGSLSYLTMLRELHLDNNRLTRVPQGLPDMKYLQVVYLHSNNISQVGVNDFCPRGFGMKRTFYNGISLFSNPVNYWEVQPAAFRCVSDRFAIQFGNYKK, encoded by the exons atgttgcCACATTGCTCCTTTCTGCTGTTGCTATGCGCGGTCCAGCTGCCCTCCCCTTCCTCTGCCTTGCCCTTTGAGCAGAAAGGCTTCTGGGATTTTGCCCTGGACAGCATGGATGCCGAGATGACCATGGAAATGATGAGGGATCCTGAAGAGGGTTCAGCTGACGATCTGTTCCCTCACGAAATACCCACATGCCCCTTTGGCTGCCAGTGCCATCTCAGGGTCGTCCAGTGTTCTGATCTCG GTTTCACCGAGGTGCCAACGAATATCCCTCGAGACACCAAGTTCCTGGACCTGCAGAACAACCGTATCACTGAGATTAAAGAGAACGACTTCAAAGGCCTTACTAACCTATAT GGCCTGTCTCTGAGGAATAATCTTATTTCCAAAGTCCACCCCAGAGCATTTGTTCCTTTGAAGCACATGCAGAAGCTCTACTTCTCCAAGAATTTGCTGACCACTATCCCCAAAAACCTGCCTGCCTCTCTGGTAGAGATAAGGATCCATGAGAACCGCATCAGGAAGGTCCCAGCTGGAGCGTTCGCAGGACTGAATAACATGAACTGCATAG aaatGGGAGCAaatcccatccagaacagtggATTTGAACCTGGAGCGTTTAAGGGACTGAAACTGAACTTTCTGCGTATATCAGAGGCCAAACTAACCGGAGTCCCAAAAG ATCTCCCACAGAGTCTCCATGAGCTTCATCTGGACCACAATCAGATCCAGGCTGTGGAGCTGGAGGACCTGAGCCGCTACAAAAACCTCTACAG GTTGGGCCTTGGGTTTAACCATATCCGCAACATAGAGAACGGCAGCCTTTCCTACCTGACCATGCTGAGAGAGCTGCATCTGGACAACAACCGCCTCACTCGTGTTCCCCAAGGCCTTCCAGATATGAAATACCTGCAG GTGGTTTATCTCCATTCCAACAACATCAGCCAAGTGGGTGTGAATGACTTCTGTCCTCGTGGATTTGGGATGAAGAGGACATTCTATAACGGCATCAGCCTGTTCTCTAACCCTGTCAATTACTGGGAGGTGCAGCCAGCGGCATTTCGCTGCGTGAGCGACCGGTTCGCCATTCAGTTTGgcaactacaaaaaataa